One Pseudomonas tolaasii NCPPB 2192 genomic window carries:
- the uvrD gene encoding DNA helicase II — MRDDLSLLLNSLNDAQRQAVAAPVGRQLVLAGAGSGKTRVLVHRIAWLIQVENASPHSILSVTFTNKAAAEMRHRIEQLMGISPAGMWVGTFHGLAHRLLRAHWQEAGLSQTFQILDSDDQQRLVKRVIRELGLDEQRWPARQAQWFINGQKDEGLRPQHIQASVDLFLATMRSIYEAYEAACVRAGVIDFSELLLRALDLWRDNPGLLAHYQKRFRHILVDEFQDTNAVQYAWLRLLAKGGDSLMVVGDDDQSIYGWRGAKIENIYQYSEDFPDAETIRLEQNYRSTAGILKAANALIANNTGRLGKELWTDGGEGEAINLYAAFNEHDEARYVVETIESALKTGLARSDIAILYRSNAQSRVLEEALLRERIPYRIYGGQRFFERAEIKNAMAYLRLLEGRGNDAALERVINIPARGIGEKTVEAIRDHARHADVSMWEAMRLLIANKGLAGRAAGALGVFVELIENLAAKCAEMPLHLMTQTVIEQSGLIAYHEAEKGEKGQARVENLEELVSAARAFENAENEEDLTPLAAFLGHASLEAGDTQADEHEDSIQLMTLHSAKGLEFPYVFLVGMEEGLFPHKMSLEEPGRLEEERRLAYVGITRAMQNLVMTYAETRRLYGSETYNKVSRFVREVPKGLIQEVRLSNSVSRPFGGGQQQNASHLFAGSEIPQTQFSLGQQVRHSVFGEGVILNFEGAGAQARVQVNFAEGSKWLMMGYAKLEAI, encoded by the coding sequence ATGCGCGATGATCTCTCCCTTTTGCTGAACTCCCTCAACGATGCCCAACGCCAGGCCGTAGCCGCCCCCGTTGGCCGTCAGTTGGTCCTGGCCGGTGCTGGCTCCGGTAAAACCCGAGTGCTGGTGCACCGTATCGCCTGGTTGATCCAGGTCGAGAACGCGTCCCCGCATTCCATCCTGTCCGTGACCTTCACCAACAAGGCCGCTGCCGAGATGCGCCACCGCATCGAGCAGTTGATGGGCATCAGCCCGGCGGGCATGTGGGTCGGTACGTTCCACGGCCTCGCGCACCGCTTGCTGCGGGCGCATTGGCAGGAAGCGGGCCTGAGCCAGACCTTCCAGATTCTGGACAGCGACGACCAGCAGCGCCTGGTCAAGCGCGTGATCCGCGAGCTGGGCCTGGACGAACAGCGCTGGCCGGCACGCCAGGCGCAATGGTTCATCAATGGCCAGAAAGACGAAGGCCTGCGCCCGCAGCATATTCAGGCCAGCGTTGACTTGTTCCTGGCCACCATGCGCAGCATTTATGAAGCCTACGAGGCAGCCTGTGTGCGCGCCGGGGTGATCGACTTCTCCGAGCTGCTGCTGCGCGCCCTTGACCTGTGGCGCGACAACCCGGGCCTGCTGGCGCACTACCAGAAACGCTTCCGCCACATTCTGGTGGACGAGTTCCAGGACACCAACGCCGTGCAGTACGCCTGGTTGCGCCTGCTGGCCAAGGGCGGCGACAGCCTGATGGTGGTGGGCGACGACGACCAGTCGATCTATGGCTGGCGCGGCGCGAAGATCGAGAACATCTACCAGTATTCCGAAGACTTCCCGGACGCGGAGACCATCCGCCTGGAGCAGAATTACCGCTCCACCGCCGGGATTCTCAAGGCTGCCAACGCCTTGATCGCCAACAACACCGGGCGCCTGGGCAAAGAGCTGTGGACCGACGGCGGCGAAGGCGAAGCGATCAACCTGTACGCCGCGTTCAACGAACACGATGAAGCACGCTACGTGGTGGAAACCATCGAAAGCGCACTGAAGACCGGCTTGGCGCGCAGCGACATCGCGATTCTTTACCGCTCCAACGCCCAATCGCGGGTGCTGGAAGAAGCCTTGCTGCGCGAGCGTATCCCGTACCGCATCTATGGCGGCCAGCGCTTCTTCGAACGCGCCGAAATCAAGAACGCCATGGCTTACCTGCGCTTGCTGGAAGGCCGTGGCAACGATGCGGCGCTGGAGCGGGTGATCAACATCCCCGCGCGTGGCATTGGCGAGAAAACCGTCGAAGCCATTCGCGACCACGCGCGCCACGCCGATGTGTCGATGTGGGAAGCCATGCGCCTGCTCATCGCCAATAAAGGCCTGGCCGGTCGCGCGGCCGGGGCGTTGGGCGTGTTTGTGGAGCTGATTGAGAACCTCGCCGCCAAATGCGCGGAAATGCCTTTGCACTTGATGACCCAGACGGTGATCGAGCAGTCAGGGCTGATTGCCTACCACGAAGCGGAAAAAGGCGAGAAAGGCCAGGCGCGGGTAGAAAACCTTGAGGAACTGGTCAGCGCCGCCCGCGCATTCGAAAACGCCGAGAATGAAGAAGACCTCACGCCACTGGCCGCCTTCCTTGGCCATGCGTCGCTGGAAGCCGGCGATACCCAGGCCGACGAGCATGAAGACAGCATCCAGCTGATGACCTTGCACAGTGCCAAGGGCCTGGAGTTCCCGTACGTGTTCCTGGTGGGTATGGAAGAAGGCTTGTTCCCGCACAAGATGAGCCTGGAAGAACCCGGCCGCCTTGAAGAGGAACGCCGCCTCGCTTACGTGGGCATCACCCGCGCCATGCAGAACCTGGTGATGACCTACGCCGAGACCCGACGCTTGTACGGCAGCGAGACCTACAACAAGGTGTCGCGTTTCGTACGTGAAGTGCCGAAGGGGCTGATTCAGGAAGTGCGCTTGTCCAACAGCGTCAGCCGGCCGTTCGGCGGTGGCCAGCAGCAGAACGCCAGCCACCTGTTTGCCGGTTCCGAAATTCCCCAAACCCAATTCAGCCTTGGCCAGCAGGTCAGGCATTCGGTGTTCGGCGAAGGCGTGATCCTCAACTTCGAAGGCGCCGGCGCCCAGGCCCGGGTGCAGGTGAACTTCGCTGAAGGCAGCAAATGGCTGATGATGGGCTACGCGAAGCTCGAAGCGATCTGA
- a CDS encoding Tim44 domain-containing protein, which yields MKRFLSIAMALCIGLTMSLDANAKRFGGGKSMGSAPTHQTSQMAPSAGGMGGAAATAGAAGAAGAAAKAGGASRWLGPLAGIAAGGLLASMFMGGGFQGMQIFDMLILAVIAFVIFRFIAARRRKQQEHLAPAGAPMQREVFEQKPAMGSIFGGSAAPAAARPVINAPAWFNEERFVEAARGHFQALQQHWDANEMDKIAEFVTPQLLEFLKRERAEIGDAFQSTYIDDLRVQLDGVDDRADKTIATLTFSGVSKTSRFDQGEVFSESWNMERPQGENQPWLVAGIRQNG from the coding sequence ATGAAACGTTTTCTTAGCATCGCCATGGCGTTGTGCATCGGCCTGACGATGAGCCTCGACGCCAACGCCAAACGCTTCGGTGGCGGCAAAAGCATGGGTTCGGCGCCGACTCACCAGACCAGCCAAATGGCTCCATCCGCCGGTGGCATGGGCGGCGCAGCCGCAACCGCCGGTGCAGCCGGTGCTGCGGGCGCTGCTGCCAAGGCCGGCGGTGCTTCGCGCTGGCTGGGCCCTCTGGCCGGCATCGCCGCCGGTGGCCTGCTCGCCTCCATGTTCATGGGCGGCGGCTTCCAGGGCATGCAAATCTTCGACATGCTGATCCTGGCGGTCATCGCGTTTGTGATCTTCCGCTTTATCGCCGCCCGTCGCCGCAAGCAGCAGGAGCACCTGGCTCCGGCCGGCGCGCCGATGCAGCGTGAAGTGTTCGAGCAAAAGCCTGCCATGGGCTCGATCTTCGGTGGTTCTGCAGCGCCTGCTGCCGCCCGTCCGGTGATCAACGCACCGGCGTGGTTCAACGAAGAGCGTTTCGTCGAAGCCGCTCGCGGCCACTTCCAGGCCCTGCAACAGCACTGGGACGCCAACGAAATGGACAAGATCGCCGAGTTCGTGACCCCGCAGCTGCTGGAGTTCCTCAAGCGCGAACGCGCCGAGATCGGTGATGCATTCCAGTCGACTTACATCGACGACCTGCGCGTACAGCTGGACGGTGTGGATGACCGCGCCGACAAGACCATCGCCACCCTGACCTTCAGCGGTGTGTCGAAGACCTCGCGTTTCGACCAGGGCGAAGTGTTCAGCGAAAGCTGGAACATGGAACGTCCGCAAGGCGAGAACCAGCCATGGCTGGTCGCCGGTATCCGTCAGAACGGCTGA
- a CDS encoding SMI1/KNR4 family protein, which produces MEEIIEQLREANEPVPVPLELPDEDQLVEVEEQLFINIPFVFKEFLLTVSDVVYGSLEPVTITDPGSHTYLPEVAANAWDMGVPRELIPICQDGDDYYCVEEDGTVVLWSGEEEIVTEESWESVWHWARDVWLES; this is translated from the coding sequence GTGGAAGAAATCATCGAACAATTGCGTGAAGCCAACGAACCGGTCCCGGTTCCTCTGGAGCTGCCTGACGAAGATCAACTGGTGGAAGTCGAGGAACAGCTGTTCATCAACATCCCGTTTGTCTTCAAGGAATTCCTGTTGACCGTCAGCGACGTGGTGTATGGCAGCCTGGAGCCAGTCACCATCACTGATCCCGGTTCGCACACCTACTTGCCGGAGGTGGCTGCAAACGCCTGGGACATGGGTGTACCGCGCGAGCTGATTCCGATCTGCCAGGACGGCGACGACTACTACTGCGTCGAAGAAGACGGCACCGTGGTGCTGTGGTCCGGCGAAGAAGAGATCGTTACCGAAGAGTCATGGGAATCGGTGTGGCACTGGGCGCGGGACGTCTGGCTGGAAAGCTGA
- a CDS encoding cation:proton antiporter: MHAISFIQDLAVIMLVAGVVTILFHRLKQPVVLGYIVAGFIIGPHTPPFGLIHDEDTIKTLAELGVIFLMFCLGLEFSLRKLFKVGATAFIAAFLEIILMIWIGYEIGRWFDWNTMDSLFLGAILAISSTTIIVKALNDLKMKNQRFAQLIFGVLIVEDILGIGIIALLSSIAVSGTVSSGEVFSTVGKLSLFMIVALVIGILLVPRLLAYVARFESNEMLLITVLGLCFGFCLLVVKLEYSMVLGAFLIGAIMAESRQLIKIERLIEPVRDMFSAIFFVAIGLMIDPQILLQYAWPIAVITVAVVLGKMLSCGLGAFIAGNDGRTSLRVGMGLSQIGEFSFIIAALGMTLQVTSDFLYPVAVAVSAITTLLTPYLIRGADPLSLKIAAVMPKRMSRVFGMYGEWLRSIQPQGEGAMLASMIRKIILQVGVNLALVVAIFFAGSFFAARIGGYLEGWVSDPSWQKALIWGGALLLSLPFLIAAYRKLKALSMLLAEMSVKPEMAGRHTQRVRRVIAELIPILSLLVIFLLLAALSASILPTNKLLVLIAVVTAAVAAVLWRWFIRVHTRMQVALLETLDNHKDTPEH, from the coding sequence ATGCACGCCATCAGCTTTATCCAGGACCTGGCCGTGATCATGCTGGTGGCAGGGGTGGTCACCATCCTGTTTCACCGCCTCAAGCAACCGGTGGTGCTGGGTTACATCGTCGCGGGCTTCATCATCGGCCCCCACACCCCGCCGTTCGGCCTGATCCACGACGAAGACACCATCAAAACCCTCGCCGAGCTGGGCGTGATCTTCCTGATGTTCTGCCTGGGTCTCGAATTCAGCCTGCGCAAGTTGTTCAAGGTCGGCGCCACCGCGTTCATTGCGGCCTTTCTCGAAATCATTCTGATGATCTGGATCGGCTACGAAATCGGCCGCTGGTTCGACTGGAACACCATGGACTCGCTGTTCCTCGGCGCGATCCTGGCGATCTCCTCAACCACCATCATCGTCAAGGCGCTCAACGACCTGAAGATGAAAAACCAGCGTTTCGCTCAGCTGATTTTCGGCGTGCTGATCGTCGAGGACATCCTCGGCATCGGCATCATCGCCTTGCTGTCGAGCATCGCCGTCAGCGGCACGGTCAGCTCCGGCGAAGTGTTCTCCACGGTCGGCAAGCTGTCGCTGTTCATGATTGTCGCGCTGGTTATCGGCATTTTGCTGGTGCCACGCCTGCTGGCCTATGTGGCCAGGTTCGAAAGCAACGAGATGCTGCTGATCACCGTACTGGGCCTGTGTTTCGGCTTCTGCCTGCTGGTGGTGAAGCTGGAATACAGCATGGTGCTGGGCGCCTTCCTGATCGGTGCGATCATGGCTGAATCCCGTCAGTTGATTAAGATCGAACGCCTGATCGAACCCGTTCGCGACATGTTCAGCGCCATCTTCTTCGTGGCGATTGGTTTGATGATCGACCCGCAGATCCTGCTGCAATACGCCTGGCCCATCGCGGTGATCACCGTGGCAGTGGTGCTGGGCAAGATGTTGTCCTGCGGGTTGGGGGCGTTTATCGCTGGCAACGACGGTCGTACCTCCCTTCGCGTAGGCATGGGGCTGTCACAGATTGGCGAGTTTTCCTTCATCATCGCGGCGCTGGGGATGACGTTGCAGGTCACCAGCGACTTCCTCTATCCGGTGGCGGTGGCTGTGTCGGCCATCACCACCTTGCTCACGCCTTATTTGATTCGCGGCGCCGACCCCTTGTCGTTGAAGATTGCCGCCGTAATGCCCAAGCGCATGAGCCGGGTATTCGGTATGTACGGCGAATGGCTGCGCAGCATCCAGCCGCAAGGCGAGGGCGCGATGCTGGCATCGATGATCCGCAAGATCATCCTGCAAGTGGGGGTGAACCTGGCGCTGGTGGTGGCGATCTTCTTTGCCGGCAGCTTTTTTGCTGCGCGCATCGGCGGGTATCTGGAAGGCTGGGTCAGCGACCCAAGCTGGCAGAAGGCGTTGATCTGGGGCGGGGCGTTGTTGCTGTCGCTGCCGTTTTTGATTGCGGCGTACCGCAAGCTCAAGGCGCTTTCGATGTTGCTGGCGGAGATGAGCGTAAAACCGGAGATGGCCGGGCGTCACACCCAGCGGGTGCGACGGGTGATTGCGGAGTTGATTCCGATCCTGTCGCTGCTGGTGATTTTCCTGCTATTGGCAGCCTTGTCGGCCAGTATCCTGCCGACCAACAAGTTGCTGGTGCTGATCGCCGTGGTCACGGCGGCGGTGGCCGCAGTGCTCTGGCGTTGGTTCATCCGCGTGCATACGCGGATGCAGGTCGCCTTGCTGGAGACGCTGGATAACCACAAGGATACGCCCGAGCACTAA
- a CDS encoding acyl-CoA thioesterase, whose translation MEPGNAQLSMTVLMTPDMANFSGNVHGGTLLKYLDEVAYACASRYAGRYVVTLSVDQVIFREPIHVGELVTFLASVNYTGNTSMEVGIKVVTENIRERSVRHTNSCFFTMVAVDDQRKPAAVPPLQPQNSEDKRRFVQAQQRRQIRQELEKRYQEIKADGP comes from the coding sequence ATGGAACCCGGAAACGCCCAGCTGTCGATGACGGTATTGATGACCCCAGACATGGCCAACTTCTCAGGCAATGTCCACGGCGGCACCCTGCTCAAGTACCTCGACGAAGTGGCCTACGCCTGCGCGAGCCGTTATGCCGGCCGTTACGTGGTTACTTTGTCGGTCGATCAGGTGATATTTCGGGAGCCGATCCATGTGGGCGAGCTGGTGACCTTCCTCGCGTCGGTCAACTACACCGGCAATACCTCGATGGAAGTGGGTATCAAGGTCGTCACCGAGAACATCCGCGAGCGCTCGGTGCGTCACACCAACAGCTGCTTCTTCACCATGGTGGCCGTGGACGACCAACGCAAGCCTGCCGCCGTGCCGCCGCTGCAGCCGCAGAACAGCGAAGACAAGCGCCGATTCGTGCAGGCTCAGCAGCGCCGGCAGATTCGTCAGGAGCTGGAAAAGCGCTACCAGGAAATCAAGGCGGACGGGCCGTAA
- the pdxY gene encoding pyridoxal kinase PdxY, whose product MKRTPHLLAIQSHVVFGHAGNSAAVFPMQRVGVNVWPLNTVQFSNHTQYGQWAGEVLAPQQIPALVEGIAAIGELGNCDAVLSGYLGSADQGRAILTGVARIKAINPKALYLCDPVMGHPEKGCIVPQDVSDFLLEEAAAMADFLCPNQLELDSFAGRKPQSLFDCLSMAKALLARGPKAVLVKHLDYPGKLPEGFEMLLVTAEGSWHLRRPLLAFPRQPVGVGDLTSGLFLARVLLGDSLLAAFEFTAAAVHEVLLETQACASYELELVRAQDRIAHPRVRFEATPIGL is encoded by the coding sequence ATGAAACGCACACCTCATCTGCTTGCGATCCAGTCTCATGTGGTCTTTGGCCACGCCGGAAACAGCGCCGCCGTGTTCCCCATGCAGCGGGTCGGGGTGAATGTCTGGCCGCTCAACACGGTGCAGTTCTCCAACCACACCCAGTATGGCCAGTGGGCCGGCGAAGTGTTGGCGCCGCAGCAAATTCCGGCATTGGTAGAAGGCATTGCGGCGATTGGTGAACTGGGTAATTGCGACGCGGTGCTGTCCGGCTACCTCGGCAGCGCCGACCAGGGCCGTGCCATCCTGACGGGCGTGGCGCGGATCAAGGCGATCAACCCCAAGGCGTTGTACCTGTGCGACCCGGTGATGGGCCATCCGGAAAAGGGTTGCATCGTGCCCCAGGACGTCAGCGATTTCCTGCTGGAGGAAGCCGCCGCCATGGCCGACTTCCTGTGCCCGAACCAGCTGGAACTGGACAGCTTCGCCGGGCGCAAGCCGCAGTCGTTGTTCGACTGCCTGAGCATGGCCAAGGCGTTGCTGGCACGTGGACCGAAGGCCGTATTGGTCAAGCACCTGGATTACCCCGGCAAGTTGCCGGAAGGTTTCGAAATGCTGCTGGTGACTGCCGAGGGTAGCTGGCACCTGCGTCGGCCACTGCTGGCATTCCCGCGCCAGCCGGTGGGCGTGGGCGATCTGACCTCGGGGCTGTTCCTGGCGCGCGTACTGTTGGGCGATAGCCTGCTGGCCGCCTTCGAATTCACCGCCGCTGCCGTGCACGAGGTGTTGCTGGAAACCCAGGCCTGCGCCAGTTATGAATTGGAACTGGTGCGGGCGCAGGACCGTATTGCCCATCCGCGTGTGCGCTTCGAGGCCACGCCGATCGGCCTGTAG
- a CDS encoding DUF3301 domain-containing protein has protein sequence MLTLGNIFVLMLLATGAAWVWHNHGLRERALERVKQHCAKLDIELLDGAVALKRIGFVKDANGRRRLARIYNFEFTVTGETRHPGTITQFGAHSAQIELAPYPFEIKTPLPSAEVIELSQWRQDHASKTRH, from the coding sequence ATGCTCACCCTGGGAAACATCTTCGTACTGATGCTGCTGGCGACAGGCGCGGCTTGGGTGTGGCACAACCACGGCCTGCGCGAACGGGCGCTGGAACGGGTCAAGCAGCATTGCGCCAAGCTCGATATCGAGTTGCTGGACGGCGCGGTCGCGCTTAAACGCATTGGTTTTGTGAAGGATGCCAATGGTCGGCGACGCCTGGCGCGCATCTACAACTTCGAGTTCACCGTGACCGGCGAAACCCGCCATCCGGGGACGATTACCCAATTTGGTGCCCACAGCGCGCAAATCGAACTGGCGCCCTACCCGTTCGAGATTAAAACGCCGCTGCCCAGCGCCGAGGTGATTGAGCTAAGCCAGTGGCGCCAGGACCATGCCAGTAAAACCCGTCACTGA
- a CDS encoding CobW family GTP-binding protein gives MLQNIPTHVIAGPLGAGKTSLIKQLLAQRPADERWAVLINEFGQIGLDAALLTQDDDGIALGEVAGGCLCCVNGAPFQVGLGRLLRKAKPDRLFIEPSGLGHPAQLLKQLREAPWQGVLAVQPCVLVLDAQALAAGKPLPDAQREALASAGLLVLNKDEALDAAQRQALEQQLPECPTYWTRQAYLPLAHLPGLNSKAVAGVDNFEVPKGLAQMPAVWSDPTQPICLSQAQDGGWSIGWRWHPSQQFDLQRLHQWLASLEWRRAKLVIHSAQAWVSANAVDNNPLTWQPSEWRRDSRIELIFSAPQDVAALHAALEACRQ, from the coding sequence ATGCTGCAGAACATTCCCACCCACGTGATTGCCGGGCCTTTGGGTGCCGGCAAGACCAGCCTGATCAAACAGCTGCTCGCCCAACGCCCCGCGGACGAGCGCTGGGCGGTGCTGATCAATGAGTTCGGCCAGATCGGCCTGGATGCGGCTCTACTGACTCAGGATGATGACGGAATTGCCTTGGGCGAGGTGGCGGGTGGCTGCTTGTGCTGTGTGAATGGTGCCCCGTTCCAGGTAGGACTGGGCCGTTTGCTGCGTAAGGCCAAGCCTGATCGATTGTTTATAGAGCCGTCAGGCCTGGGCCACCCGGCGCAGTTGCTCAAACAGTTGCGGGAAGCGCCCTGGCAGGGTGTGCTGGCGGTTCAGCCCTGCGTGCTGGTGCTGGACGCCCAGGCGCTGGCGGCGGGCAAACCCTTGCCTGACGCACAGCGCGAGGCGCTGGCCAGTGCGGGGTTGCTGGTGTTGAACAAGGATGAGGCGCTGGATGCGGCGCAGCGTCAGGCCCTTGAACAGCAATTGCCCGAGTGCCCGACCTACTGGACTCGGCAGGCGTATCTACCCTTGGCGCATTTGCCCGGCCTGAATTCAAAAGCCGTTGCAGGTGTGGATAACTTCGAGGTGCCCAAAGGCCTCGCGCAAATGCCGGCAGTCTGGAGCGATCCGACGCAGCCTATTTGCCTTAGCCAGGCGCAGGACGGCGGTTGGAGCATCGGCTGGCGCTGGCATCCGAGCCAGCAGTTTGACCTTCAGCGCCTGCATCAATGGCTGGCAAGCCTTGAGTGGCGCCGTGCCAAGCTGGTTATCCACAGCGCGCAGGCGTGGGTCAGCGCCAACGCTGTGGATAACAACCCGCTCACCTGGCAACCCAGCGAATGGCGCCGTGACTCACGTATCGAATTGATCTTCAGCGCGCCACAGGACGTGGCGGCGCTGCACGCTGCGCTGGAAGCCTGTCGTCAGTGA
- a CDS encoding DUF1826 domain-containing protein produces the protein MLAPVIPLRPVIRQTRGETPLALSDILDDGVNLSLWQRQLPLHIAEFGALLVALNEPLADALVIELKDDDSVPNLQGLASSCSDLEGYEGFIADVSWLVSAFACLLGAKRIGVRLRLLDKAMCPRFHVDHVPVRLITTYAGIGSQWLREGVMDRRKLGQPEAEPADRIEQIQCGEVALLKGTKWHGNEGHGLIHRSPALKADERRLILTLDWLA, from the coding sequence ATGCTGGCCCCGGTGATTCCCCTGCGCCCCGTGATTCGCCAGACGCGCGGTGAAACGCCGCTGGCGCTGTCTGACATCCTTGACGATGGCGTCAACCTGTCGCTGTGGCAGCGCCAGTTGCCACTGCACATCGCCGAATTTGGCGCCTTGCTGGTGGCGCTCAACGAACCGCTCGCGGACGCCTTGGTGATTGAGCTGAAAGACGATGACTCGGTGCCGAACCTGCAGGGTTTGGCATCCAGTTGCAGCGATCTTGAAGGTTACGAAGGCTTTATCGCCGATGTGTCGTGGCTGGTCAGCGCATTCGCCTGTCTGCTCGGTGCCAAGCGCATCGGCGTGCGCCTGCGCCTGTTGGACAAGGCCATGTGCCCGCGCTTTCATGTCGACCACGTGCCCGTACGGCTGATCACCACTTATGCCGGTATCGGCAGCCAATGGTTGCGCGAGGGCGTGATGGACCGGCGCAAGCTGGGCCAGCCGGAGGCGGAGCCTGCGGACCGCATTGAGCAAATCCAGTGCGGCGAAGTCGCGCTGCTCAAGGGCACCAAATGGCATGGCAATGAGGGCCATGGCCTGATCCATCGCTCGCCGGCGCTCAAGGCCGATGAACGACGGTTGATCCTGACGCTGGATTGGCTCGCATAA
- the zigA gene encoding zinc metallochaperone GTPase ZigA — protein sequence MTNRLPVTVLSGFLGAGKSTLLNYVLRNRENLRVAVIVNDMSEINIDGSEVQRDVTLNRAEEKLVEMSNGCICCTLREDLLEEVGKLAKEGRFDYLLIESTGISEPLPVAETFTFRDENEQSLADIARLDTMVTVVDGMNFLLDYQAAESLASRGETLGEEDERSITDLLIEQIEFADVILISKIDLISSREREELIAILERLNAQAEIIPMVMGEVPLNKILNTGRFDFERAAQAPGWLQELRGEHIPETEEYGIASTAYRARRPFHPQRFFDFIDRPWVNGKLLRSKGFFWLASKHQDAGSWSQAGGLMRHGFAGRWWRFVPKSQWPQDEESIAAIMGNWQLSTGDCRQELVFIGQNIDFDQMRTELNACLLNDEEMALGVEGWRQLADPFGPWYEEAAA from the coding sequence ATGACCAATCGCCTTCCCGTTACCGTGTTGTCCGGCTTCCTCGGCGCCGGTAAAAGCACACTGCTCAATTACGTCCTGCGCAACCGCGAAAACCTGCGCGTGGCAGTGATCGTCAACGACATGAGCGAAATCAATATCGATGGCAGTGAGGTCCAACGTGACGTCACCCTCAATCGCGCCGAAGAAAAACTGGTGGAGATGAGCAACGGCTGCATCTGCTGCACTTTGCGTGAAGACTTGCTCGAAGAAGTCGGAAAACTCGCCAAGGAAGGTCGGTTCGATTACCTGCTGATCGAATCCACCGGCATCTCGGAGCCTTTGCCCGTGGCCGAAACGTTCACCTTCCGCGATGAAAACGAGCAAAGCCTGGCGGACATCGCGCGGCTGGACACCATGGTCACCGTGGTCGACGGCATGAATTTCCTGCTCGATTACCAGGCCGCCGAAAGCCTTGCCTCGCGGGGCGAAACCCTGGGTGAGGAAGACGAGCGCTCCATCACCGACCTGCTGATCGAGCAGATCGAATTCGCCGATGTGATCCTGATCAGCAAGATCGACCTGATCAGCAGCCGCGAGCGCGAAGAACTGATCGCAATCCTCGAACGCCTGAATGCCCAAGCCGAAATCATCCCGATGGTCATGGGCGAAGTGCCGCTGAACAAAATCCTCAACACCGGCCGCTTCGACTTCGAACGTGCTGCCCAGGCACCCGGCTGGTTGCAGGAATTACGCGGTGAGCACATCCCGGAAACCGAGGAATACGGCATCGCCTCCACGGCTTACCGTGCGCGGCGCCCGTTTCATCCGCAGCGTTTCTTCGACTTTATCGACCGCCCTTGGGTGAATGGCAAGCTGCTGCGCTCCAAGGGTTTTTTCTGGCTGGCGAGCAAACACCAGGACGCGGGCAGTTGGTCCCAGGCCGGTGGCCTGATGCGCCATGGTTTTGCCGGACGCTGGTGGCGTTTTGTGCCGAAAAGCCAATGGCCACAGGACGAAGAAAGCATTGCCGCGATCATGGGCAACTGGCAGCTCAGCACCGGCGATTGCCGCCAGGAGCTGGTATTCATCGGGCAAAACATTGACTTCGACCAGATGCGCACCGAGCTGAACGCGTGCCTGCTTAACGATGAAGAAATGGCGCTTGGCGTGGAAGGCTGGCGCCAGTTGGCCGACCCCTTTGGCCCTTGGTACGAGGAGGCAGCCGCCTGA
- the dksA gene encoding RNA polymerase-binding protein DksA — MTEHDLLAQPPADYMNEAQQGFFRELLLTQRYELQARIEAEFLLLREQEINSDPADVGSAEEQRQWQLRLLEREKKLLDKIDDALELLARGEYGWCRETGDPIGLKRLLLRPTATLSIEAKEREELRERHKRAI, encoded by the coding sequence ATGACTGAACATGACCTCCTGGCCCAACCACCCGCCGACTACATGAACGAAGCCCAGCAAGGCTTCTTCCGTGAGTTGCTGCTGACCCAGCGCTACGAACTGCAAGCGCGCATCGAGGCCGAGTTTCTGCTGCTGCGCGAGCAGGAAATCAACAGCGACCCCGCCGACGTAGGCAGCGCCGAAGAACAGCGCCAATGGCAACTGCGCCTGCTGGAGCGCGAAAAGAAGCTACTCGACAAGATCGACGATGCCCTGGAATTGCTGGCTCGCGGCGAATACGGCTGGTGCCGCGAAACCGGCGACCCCATTGGCCTGAAACGCCTGCTGCTGCGCCCCACCGCGACTTTAAGTATCGAAGCCAAAGAACGTGAAGAGCTGCGCGAACGCCATAAACGGGCGATTTGA